One stretch of Chthoniobacterales bacterium DNA includes these proteins:
- a CDS encoding UDP-glucuronic acid decarboxylase family protein, with the protein MSAQKVSVVTGGAGFLGSHLTDRLLGEGHRVIAIDNLITGNPANIAHLGGNENFRFIKHNVSSYILVEEEIDYVFHFASPASPIDYLELPIPTLKVGALGTHNTLGLAKAKKATFVLASTSECYGDPLVHPQTEDYWGNVNPIGPRGVYDEAKRFAEAMTMAYHRYHGIDTKIVRIFNTYGPRMRLRDGRVVPAFIGQALSETPLTIFGDGSQTRSFCYVSDLIDGIFRLAMSDFHEPVNIGNPREMTIKQFAEEIIRITGTKSQIEYKPLPVDDPKVRQPDITRAKKVLGWEPKVKFEEGIVKTIDYFKGCLERGELGERIV; encoded by the coding sequence ATGTCCGCACAAAAAGTTTCAGTCGTCACCGGTGGGGCGGGGTTTTTGGGATCGCATTTGACGGACCGGCTCCTGGGGGAGGGGCATCGGGTCATTGCGATCGATAACCTCATCACGGGGAACCCGGCGAACATCGCGCATCTGGGCGGGAACGAGAATTTCCGGTTCATCAAACACAACGTCTCGAGCTACATCCTGGTCGAGGAGGAAATCGATTACGTGTTCCATTTCGCCTCGCCCGCCAGCCCGATCGATTACCTGGAACTGCCGATCCCGACGTTGAAAGTCGGCGCGCTTGGGACGCACAACACGCTCGGGCTCGCCAAGGCGAAGAAGGCGACATTCGTCCTCGCTTCCACCTCGGAATGCTACGGCGATCCGCTCGTTCATCCGCAGACGGAAGATTACTGGGGGAACGTGAACCCGATCGGACCCCGCGGCGTTTACGATGAAGCGAAGCGGTTCGCCGAGGCGATGACGATGGCATACCACCGCTATCACGGGATCGACACCAAGATCGTCCGGATCTTCAACACTTACGGCCCGCGGATGCGGTTGCGCGACGGGCGGGTGGTGCCGGCGTTCATCGGCCAGGCGTTGAGCGAGACGCCGCTCACCATCTTTGGCGATGGCTCGCAGACGCGCTCGTTCTGTTACGTGTCGGATCTAATCGATGGAATTTTCCGGCTGGCGATGAGCGATTTTCATGAGCCGGTGAACATCGGGAACCCGCGGGAAATGACGATCAAACAATTCGCGGAAGAGATTATTCGGATCACCGGAACGAAATCGCAGATCGAATACAAGCCGTTGCCGGTGGACGACCCGAAAGTCCGCCAGCCGGACATCACGCGCGCGAAGAAAGTGCTCGGTTGGGAACCGAAGGTGAAGTTCGAGGAGGGGATCGTGAAAACGATCGACTATTTCAAGGGCTGCCTGGAGCGCGGCGAGCTGGGCGAACGAATCGTCTAA
- a CDS encoding RDD family protein, with product MSEDPLQYAGFGVRFLANLLDFVFFLPLLALTTWASSNFRLFGVYYISPGTLFGLFYHVYLVQRYGGTPGKLIAGIRIRRLDGETTGYREAVLRYLPDAVLGVLAAVAMILPRLQVSDAEYKSLPFREVNRRMIQLAPAWATPLRWITHTWVLSELVVLLTNHNDVRSTIS from the coding sequence ATGAGCGAGGATCCCCTCCAGTATGCTGGGTTTGGCGTACGTTTCCTTGCTAACCTGTTGGATTTCGTCTTTTTCTTGCCGCTCTTGGCATTGACCACCTGGGCCAGTTCAAACTTCCGCCTCTTCGGGGTTTACTACATTTCGCCGGGGACGTTGTTCGGATTGTTTTACCATGTCTACCTCGTCCAGCGTTACGGCGGCACCCCAGGAAAGCTTATCGCTGGCATTCGCATCCGCAGGTTGGACGGCGAAACAACTGGATATCGCGAGGCGGTCCTGCGCTACCTTCCGGACGCCGTTCTTGGCGTTCTTGCCGCCGTCGCTATGATTCTTCCGAGGCTTCAGGTCAGCGATGCCGAATATAAGTCTCTGCCCTTTCGGGAAGTGAACAGGCGCATGATTCAATTGGCGCCTGCATGGGCCACGCCTTTGCGGTGGATTACGCATACTTGGGTCTTGAGCGAGCTCGTCGTATTGCTGACTAACCACAACGACGTGCGATCCACGATTTCATAG
- a CDS encoding Amuc_1100 family pilus-like protein, with translation MKALTNWLRANRFLGALLILFAPGALGAAWFLFSTKSHWDAARMRFDRTSAELNRLERLTPYPSEENLRTVKADAEEYAIALAKLKEELRSRVAPATAMKPNEFQSRLRVAVSAIVQKARASKVKLPDKFYLGFEEFAAALPNEFAAPLLGQELSQIEWFLNDLIEDQIEALTAFRRTPLPEEQGSLSTIPTPSPAITTTSARPPPPPFARNVVEATFVSTPAAARRVLNQIAGAKEQFCIIRLLHVRNEKLKGPPHEPVPEATPGIISTTPPGPPAAKSSPQPGLNFIVGNERIETTAKIEIVRFVF, from the coding sequence ATGAAAGCGTTGACGAACTGGCTTCGCGCGAACCGTTTCCTCGGCGCGCTTCTCATTTTATTTGCGCCCGGTGCGCTGGGAGCCGCCTGGTTTCTCTTCAGCACGAAGAGCCATTGGGATGCGGCCCGAATGCGATTCGATCGCACCTCGGCGGAGCTGAACCGACTGGAACGGCTCACGCCGTATCCCAGCGAGGAAAATCTGCGGACGGTGAAAGCAGACGCTGAGGAGTACGCGATCGCGCTCGCCAAACTCAAAGAGGAGTTGAGATCGCGCGTGGCGCCAGCGACCGCGATGAAGCCGAACGAATTCCAATCCCGTCTTCGGGTGGCGGTGTCCGCGATCGTCCAGAAGGCGCGGGCCAGTAAGGTAAAGTTGCCGGACAAGTTCTATCTGGGGTTCGAAGAATTTGCCGCCGCGCTGCCGAATGAATTCGCGGCGCCGCTGCTGGGGCAGGAGCTCAGCCAGATCGAGTGGTTCCTGAATGATTTGATCGAAGACCAGATAGAGGCGTTGACTGCTTTTCGTCGGACGCCGTTGCCGGAAGAGCAGGGATCGCTATCGACGATTCCAACCCCTTCGCCGGCGATTACCACGACGTCAGCGAGGCCGCCGCCCCCACCATTCGCCCGCAACGTCGTGGAAGCCACGTTTGTCTCCACTCCGGCCGCGGCTCGCCGGGTCCTCAATCAAATTGCCGGCGCGAAAGAGCAATTCTGCATCATTCGGCTTTTGCATGTCCGAAACGAGAAGCTGAAGGGGCCTCCGCACGAGCCCGTCCCGGAGGCCACGCCGGGGATTATTTCCACCACTCCGCCTGGGCCTCCAGCCGCAAAGTCTTCTCCGCAACCTGGGCTCAATTTCATTGTGGGAAACGAGCGGATCGAGACGACGGCGAAAATCGAGATTGTGAGGTTCGTGTTTTGA
- a CDS encoding carboxypeptidase-like regulatory domain-containing protein — MVDQAMGNPVSPFILDILCPAATLPHMTNLIRGILLSFVLLGAGMAYGGVPPMDVTVSDAGGKAAFKGATNANGTFATANLKPGNYVVQFKSSSGGMKGNHYAIVVSAGTKKVAAATVPGENFFGGGVALKVVVGAGLNITGQVAPTADRKTAEDSRNVTKEQVNNLQQHQDNNLTKGMDRSR; from the coding sequence ATGGTTGATCAAGCCATGGGCAACCCTGTTTCCCCTTTTATCCTCGACATCCTTTGCCCTGCCGCCACTCTCCCTCACATGACGAACCTGATCCGTGGCATCCTGCTCTCTTTTGTTCTCCTTGGGGCCGGTATGGCCTATGGCGGGGTCCCTCCCATGGACGTGACGGTTTCGGACGCCGGCGGCAAAGCCGCCTTCAAAGGCGCGACTAATGCGAACGGGACCTTTGCGACCGCGAATCTCAAGCCCGGCAATTACGTCGTGCAGTTCAAATCGAGTAGCGGCGGAATGAAGGGCAACCATTACGCGATCGTCGTCTCCGCGGGGACGAAGAAGGTCGCGGCTGCCACTGTTCCGGGAGAGAATTTCTTCGGTGGCGGAGTGGCCCTGAAGGTAGTGGTCGGAGCTGGTTTGAACATCACTGGGCAGGTGGCTCCGACGGCGGACAGAAAGACGGCTGAGGACTCACGCAACGTCACCAAGGAACAGGTCAATAATCTGCAGCAACACCAGGATAACAATTTGACGAAGGGGATGGACCGGAGTCGTTAG
- a CDS encoding HEAT repeat domain-containing protein — MRLVLPIVVAGLVAAQAVAATDHPSVGELLALKGPALFKAADDADSSLEEYSTADLIRMTAKLGDEQKNASDKDLPTPWIVFSRFFEAACEKATSKELDQVIDIYVRLPQGANAKTFPFPTLAAAWIAREIAPLDLKVTIPQEDISPNPSIQDASPELISAWKLYKNATRKADKLLQREPDARTISFQTNEAAFHRLIDDVLLKRGDKLVERLAEFTWGGWCGTGAGSLGEPQSIGEFMALLQERRLDEAVGAAIRMATERPVRVGDKNPSARIQFLKKCGLDWEAILAGSLLKVDDSEFPGLWYTPSLTELAAYGSERSLAFISELALRANPRERREYTYALMAFLPPDPDKLVWSSGDIIRPVAITIPTEAKARIVSLLRTFAESNPDRDIAEAIVAALARANSPETKPALRVLLNNPSERVAEDAAKALRKLGEDVPPPARRPVRFRILANGKPLPSGTSVNWGLFAGTCLLSAFADVDSTGILNLARENFVNRRDAITIELRNGEFRDVKALTFSVQLPIPQNLDELTDVNVDVVAMRLQIEPSRKQSPEQSEARVRIQKHNKPDSEEGEAYWDLPMNEFQAPLAEPVVFSIQKGTYNLEVLASGSARHRSLFDAVMPEGAIHVSLAPGADLRFEPIRPDGERETSWILLQGGKEVPDYRVILDEDKPYRGLPIGYYVLHINSSVEEAARRGDDFAPLQPYAGKDIPFRITADTPVIDLGEIRLDPVK, encoded by the coding sequence GTGAGACTTGTTCTCCCCATCGTCGTTGCCGGATTGGTCGCTGCGCAAGCGGTGGCGGCCACAGACCATCCATCAGTTGGTGAATTGCTGGCCTTGAAGGGACCGGCGTTGTTCAAAGCGGCCGATGACGCGGATTCCTCGCTTGAAGAATATTCCACCGCGGACTTGATCAGGATGACAGCGAAGCTGGGCGACGAACAAAAAAATGCCTCCGACAAAGATCTTCCAACTCCCTGGATAGTATTCTCCCGCTTCTTCGAGGCAGCCTGCGAGAAAGCGACCTCGAAAGAGCTGGACCAGGTCATCGACATTTACGTGCGGCTCCCGCAGGGGGCGAATGCCAAGACATTTCCTTTTCCGACGTTGGCCGCGGCCTGGATTGCGCGCGAGATCGCCCCTCTGGATCTAAAGGTAACCATCCCGCAGGAAGACATATCGCCTAACCCAAGCATTCAGGATGCATCGCCGGAATTGATTTCCGCGTGGAAGCTTTACAAAAACGCCACGCGCAAGGCGGACAAGCTCCTGCAAAGAGAACCGGACGCGCGCACGATCAGCTTCCAGACAAATGAAGCAGCGTTTCATCGACTGATCGATGACGTGCTCCTGAAGCGCGGCGACAAATTAGTCGAACGACTGGCTGAATTCACGTGGGGCGGCTGGTGTGGAACGGGCGCTGGTTCCCTGGGCGAACCACAGTCGATCGGAGAGTTCATGGCGCTCTTGCAGGAGCGCCGTCTCGACGAAGCCGTGGGAGCCGCGATTCGAATGGCAACCGAAAGGCCCGTTAGGGTTGGGGACAAGAATCCGAGTGCCCGAATTCAGTTTTTGAAAAAGTGCGGCCTCGATTGGGAAGCAATTCTCGCCGGAAGCTTATTGAAGGTCGACGATTCTGAATTCCCTGGCCTCTGGTACACACCGTCGCTTACCGAACTTGCGGCTTACGGTTCCGAACGCTCCTTGGCGTTCATCTCCGAACTAGCGCTGCGGGCAAACCCCAGAGAACGGCGCGAGTACACTTATGCTTTGATGGCTTTTCTCCCGCCGGATCCTGACAAGCTTGTTTGGTCATCGGGCGACATTATTCGTCCGGTCGCGATCACAATCCCTACTGAAGCGAAGGCCAGGATTGTCAGCCTTCTGCGTACTTTTGCCGAATCGAATCCGGACCGGGACATAGCAGAAGCGATTGTGGCTGCTCTGGCCCGCGCCAACTCCCCGGAGACGAAACCCGCCTTGCGTGTTTTGTTAAATAATCCGTCTGAGCGAGTCGCCGAAGACGCCGCAAAGGCGCTCAGAAAACTGGGCGAAGATGTCCCTCCACCTGCCCGCCGGCCGGTTCGGTTCAGAATTCTTGCCAACGGCAAACCGCTTCCGTCTGGCACTTCAGTGAACTGGGGGCTTTTCGCAGGGACTTGCCTCCTCTCCGCTTTCGCTGACGTGGACTCAACGGGCATTCTCAACCTGGCTCGCGAGAATTTTGTGAATCGTCGCGATGCCATCACCATCGAACTCCGTAACGGCGAGTTCAGGGACGTAAAGGCGCTGACTTTTTCCGTGCAGCTTCCGATTCCACAGAATTTGGATGAACTGACAGACGTGAACGTCGACGTGGTCGCGATGCGATTGCAGATTGAGCCAAGCCGCAAGCAGTCTCCGGAGCAATCCGAGGCGCGAGTACGTATTCAGAAACATAACAAACCGGATAGTGAGGAGGGCGAAGCTTATTGGGACCTGCCAATGAACGAATTTCAAGCGCCTCTTGCCGAGCCCGTCGTTTTCTCTATCCAGAAGGGCACGTATAACCTGGAGGTTCTGGCATCTGGCTCGGCACGACATCGCAGCCTATTCGACGCGGTAATGCCTGAAGGAGCAATCCACGTTTCCCTCGCCCCGGGCGCAGATCTCCGTTTCGAGCCGATCCGCCCCGATGGCGAACGCGAGACTTCATGGATCCTTCTCCAGGGCGGCAAGGAAGTTCCTGATTATCGCGTGATTCTCGACGAGGACAAGCCTTACCGAGGACTGCCGATCGGCTATTATGTTCTCCACATTAATTCGAGCGTCGAAGAAGCGGCGCGACGGGGCGACGATTTTGCGCCGCTCCAGCCTTATGCCGGCAAAGATATTCCCTTCCGGATCACAGCGGATACTCCGGTGATCGATCTCGGCGAAATTCGCCTCGACCCGGTTAAGTAA
- the pilM gene encoding type IV pilus assembly protein PilM, whose protein sequence is MSPRTRIITLNLGSQSIELAEFRAQPPGGLILCRYLSRDVFVEPASKGITPAQVTAAVGDMLRELQITSGDVNYTIAEECVFSRFVELPAIGQEKTERIIAFEAQQNVPFPLEEVVWDYQLVGGGAGQQIEVVLVAVKAEVLDEINRAVEATGLRTRVVDLATMAVYNAFQFSYGELNGCSLLVDIGARTTNLLFVEPGKIFTRSVPLGGSSATAAIVREFGESFAAAEIRKKRNPVAGSNGEEPSTNEDAARVAKITQNLLGRLHAEVTRSIGHYCSQQRGNRPEHVFLAGGVAGTPGILEFFQEKLQLPVDFFDPLRKVAIAGSAALDPKCRHLLGEPVGLALRAAHPSPMKLNLRPSSVARRQELERRRPYFVLAAACFVLGLLSWGAYFSWARQAADRATARLQEKVEALQRIERQLNGVRKETGALDGVSGPLVAAINDRNFWPQIIEDLNARLPREDIWITELVPTSNGKEIASSDHYPTRPIAAPMPAVSPLRPGTTPSPPALDGLLVRGLYLFNPRQQEVVVDYFRNLVESPWFAIDPNNQAKVIKPATPNETEWAFPYELRLDLRKAVSLP, encoded by the coding sequence ATGTCCCCCCGGACACGCATCATCACGCTCAATCTTGGTTCGCAGAGCATCGAGCTCGCGGAGTTTCGCGCCCAGCCGCCAGGCGGGTTGATTCTGTGCCGCTATTTATCGCGCGACGTTTTTGTCGAACCAGCCAGCAAAGGGATAACGCCAGCCCAGGTTACGGCGGCGGTTGGCGACATGCTGAGAGAGCTTCAGATCACGAGCGGCGACGTCAATTACACCATTGCCGAAGAATGCGTCTTCTCGCGGTTCGTCGAACTGCCCGCTATCGGCCAGGAAAAAACCGAACGGATCATCGCCTTCGAAGCGCAACAAAACGTTCCGTTCCCGCTCGAGGAAGTGGTCTGGGATTACCAGCTTGTTGGCGGCGGCGCCGGTCAGCAAATCGAAGTGGTGCTCGTCGCCGTAAAGGCGGAGGTGCTGGACGAGATCAATCGTGCCGTGGAAGCAACGGGACTGCGGACCCGGGTTGTGGATCTGGCGACGATGGCGGTCTATAACGCCTTTCAATTCAGTTATGGCGAGTTGAACGGATGCTCGCTCCTCGTCGATATCGGGGCGCGCACGACGAACCTGCTCTTTGTCGAGCCCGGCAAAATCTTCACGCGCAGTGTTCCCCTGGGCGGAAGCTCAGCGACCGCCGCCATCGTCCGGGAATTTGGGGAATCATTTGCCGCAGCCGAAATTCGTAAGAAGCGCAATCCGGTAGCCGGCTCCAATGGGGAAGAGCCTTCGACGAATGAGGATGCTGCCCGGGTGGCAAAAATTACCCAGAACCTCCTGGGGCGGTTGCACGCGGAAGTGACGCGCTCGATTGGGCATTACTGCTCCCAGCAACGCGGTAATCGCCCGGAACACGTTTTTCTCGCCGGTGGCGTGGCCGGCACGCCGGGCATTCTGGAATTCTTTCAGGAAAAGCTGCAACTGCCGGTCGATTTTTTTGATCCTCTGCGCAAAGTGGCCATCGCCGGCTCAGCGGCTCTGGATCCCAAGTGCCGCCATCTGCTGGGCGAACCGGTGGGTCTCGCTCTGCGGGCCGCGCACCCTTCCCCGATGAAGCTAAATCTGCGGCCGTCCAGCGTCGCGCGGCGGCAGGAACTGGAGCGGCGCCGCCCGTATTTTGTGCTGGCGGCGGCCTGCTTCGTCCTGGGGCTGCTGAGTTGGGGCGCCTATTTCAGTTGGGCGAGGCAGGCCGCGGACCGCGCCACGGCGCGTCTCCAGGAAAAGGTTGAAGCGCTGCAACGCATCGAAAGGCAATTGAACGGGGTGCGTAAGGAAACCGGGGCGCTGGATGGCGTTTCCGGGCCGCTCGTGGCCGCGATCAACGATCGCAATTTCTGGCCTCAGATCATTGAGGACCTCAATGCCCGCCTGCCCAGGGAAGACATCTGGATCACCGAACTTGTGCCGACGTCGAACGGGAAAGAGATCGCCTCTTCAGACCATTACCCGACCCGGCCGATCGCGGCGCCGATGCCGGCGGTGTCGCCCTTGCGCCCGGGAACAACTCCATCGCCGCCGGCCCTGGACGGTCTGCTGGTGCGCGGTCTCTATTTGTTCAATCCAAGGCAACAGGAAGTGGTGGTCGATTATTTTCGCAACCTGGTCGAGTCGCCCTGGTTTGCCATCGATCCGAATAACCAGGCCAAGGTGATCAAGCCGGCCACGCCGAATGAGACGGAGTGGGCCTTTCCCTATGAGCTGCGCCTCGATTTGAGGAAGGCGGTTTCGTTGCCATGA
- a CDS encoding cupin domain-containing protein: MHDRARELISELRLEPHPEGGYFREIFRSAFKVQPLDDRSARSALTTIYFLLLKGQHSRWHRVASDEAWHFYEGDPLVVYWIDPQNGVHEEVLASGARKGRPVCVVPAGCWQAAKPRGEFSLAGCTVGPGFDFQDFEMVSPGSAMLARITALNPEFRELV, from the coding sequence ATGCATGACCGGGCCAGAGAGCTGATTAGTGAGCTGCGCCTGGAGCCTCATCCCGAGGGGGGCTACTTCCGGGAGATTTTCCGATCGGCGTTTAAGGTCCAGCCGTTGGATGACAGATCAGCGCGGTCCGCGTTGACGACGATTTATTTCCTGCTCCTGAAGGGCCAGCACAGCCGCTGGCACCGGGTCGCTTCGGACGAGGCCTGGCATTTTTACGAAGGCGATCCGCTCGTGGTCTATTGGATCGATCCGCAGAATGGGGTGCACGAAGAGGTGCTCGCCAGCGGGGCGCGAAAGGGCCGTCCTGTTTGCGTGGTTCCGGCGGGATGCTGGCAGGCGGCGAAGCCGCGCGGTGAATTTAGCCTGGCGGGATGCACGGTCGGCCCGGGATTCGATTTTCAGGATTTCGAGATGGTTTCTCCGGGGTCGGCGATGCTGGCTCGGATCACGGCGCTCAACCCGGAGTTTCGCGAGCTGGTTTAG
- a CDS encoding Amuc_1099 family pilus-like system protein, producing the protein MTWIRAHYDRGAALVAVLFLLGSAFFIVRNLSGFSAEFSARPSSPPPKNASPPTKAVEMREAMESLRRPAQWTFNGRSGLFVPEKHFIGANGLPATLQSADIHPPVPNDWLEQFALPIAEADVLRQDPDADGFNNLEEWQYRTDPRDKASHPAFIAKLRMKSSAREPFHLVFASWVNDTFALNSNDLKEPTQFLRIGDVIRGTKFRLVKFSEKYETNRYGTKVDVSELLLENLEAREQFSLVKEKVMISPEVVANFVYLWGTRREFAVRKDHEFSLNPEGQIKYRLVEVHPDKAVIVDLQKPNETIEVGPLTP; encoded by the coding sequence ATGACCTGGATCCGCGCTCATTACGATCGGGGGGCGGCGCTCGTAGCCGTATTATTTCTCCTGGGTTCGGCGTTCTTCATCGTGCGCAATCTCTCTGGATTCAGCGCAGAATTTTCAGCGCGGCCGTCGTCGCCTCCGCCCAAGAACGCGTCGCCACCGACGAAAGCAGTCGAAATGAGGGAAGCGATGGAGAGCCTGCGGCGGCCGGCCCAATGGACTTTCAATGGCCGTTCCGGCCTTTTCGTTCCCGAGAAACATTTTATCGGCGCGAATGGCTTGCCGGCAACGTTGCAATCCGCGGACATCCATCCGCCCGTGCCTAACGACTGGCTGGAACAGTTCGCCCTGCCCATCGCAGAAGCGGATGTCCTTCGGCAGGATCCGGATGCCGACGGCTTCAATAACCTCGAGGAATGGCAATACCGTACCGATCCGAGGGACAAGGCTTCACATCCGGCCTTCATCGCGAAGCTCAGGATGAAATCATCCGCCCGGGAGCCGTTCCATCTCGTTTTCGCTTCCTGGGTCAACGACACCTTTGCGTTGAACTCGAATGACCTGAAAGAGCCGACGCAGTTTCTCAGGATCGGCGATGTCATTCGCGGGACCAAGTTCCGGCTCGTGAAATTCAGCGAGAAATACGAGACGAACCGCTACGGCACGAAAGTCGATGTCTCCGAGTTGCTTCTCGAGAATTTGGAAGCGCGCGAGCAATTCAGCCTGGTGAAGGAGAAGGTGATGATCTCCCCGGAGGTGGTGGCGAATTTTGTCTATCTCTGGGGAACGCGGCGAGAGTTCGCGGTAAGGAAGGACCACGAGTTCAGTTTGAATCCGGAAGGGCAAATCAAATACCGGCTGGTGGAAGTACATCCGGACAAAGCCGTAATCGTCGACCTGCAAAAGCCGAACGAAACGATCGAAGTAGGTCCGCTTACCCCATGA